A stretch of the Sinorhizobium alkalisoli genome encodes the following:
- a CDS encoding LuxR C-terminal-related transcriptional regulator — translation MPTALENKFRVLVAERNPLVIAALGDMIRNDSRFDLVGSIQTGETFLRAAAASEPGFDLAVLGWRLSDMDSGEVLAEMQRRGLHARIVIFSNDHDIGILKRCVRLGVQGYCYQFDDPSILFDTLVAVAHGRICIPYIDVSKINDTPLSRLTTRERELLSVLADGWTNLQIAARTGISENTVKYHLKNLYDKLDVRNRAMAVALYAREKNRGPHASS, via the coding sequence TTGCCGACTGCCCTGGAGAACAAGTTTAGAGTCCTGGTAGCCGAACGCAATCCGTTGGTGATTGCCGCGCTCGGTGACATGATCAGGAACGACTCCCGCTTCGATCTGGTCGGCAGCATCCAGACCGGGGAGACGTTTCTCCGGGCGGCTGCCGCTTCAGAGCCGGGTTTCGATCTCGCGGTGCTCGGCTGGAGGCTTTCCGACATGGACAGCGGCGAAGTGCTTGCCGAGATGCAACGGCGTGGCCTCCATGCGCGCATCGTCATCTTTTCTAACGACCATGATATAGGCATCCTCAAGCGGTGTGTGCGCCTTGGGGTGCAGGGTTATTGCTATCAGTTCGACGATCCGTCGATTCTGTTCGATACGCTGGTGGCGGTCGCGCACGGCCGAATCTGCATTCCCTACATTGACGTGTCTAAGATAAATGATACCCCGCTTTCACGCTTGACGACGCGCGAACGCGAGTTGCTGTCAGTGCTTGCCGACGGCTGGACAAATCTCCAGATCGCTGCACGTACCGGGATTTCCGAGAACACCGTCAAGTACCACCTCAAGAATCTGTATGACAAGCTCGACGTCCGCAACCGTGCCATGGCTGTTGCTCTCTACGCCAGAGAGAAGAATCGCGGCCCGCATGCGAGTTCGTAG
- a CDS encoding NADH-quinone oxidoreductase subunit J: protein MGQGFFLLFAAVSVITALMVVLARNPIHSALALMACFLQISAIFVLLGAPLLAVIQIFVYVGAIMVLFLFVIMMIDVREAVLQRFVPGGNLPALVLLGLLGIEMLALVLWSDRFSVTEPVAASGGDEIRQLGTTLFADYLLPFEVASVILLAALVGAIVLARRESG, encoded by the coding sequence ATGGGCCAGGGGTTCTTCCTTCTGTTCGCTGCGGTGTCCGTGATCACGGCCCTGATGGTGGTGCTGGCCCGCAATCCCATCCACAGCGCCCTGGCGCTGATGGCCTGTTTCCTGCAGATTTCCGCGATTTTCGTCCTGCTCGGCGCGCCACTGCTCGCGGTCATCCAGATATTCGTCTATGTCGGCGCGATCATGGTCCTGTTCCTGTTCGTGATCATGATGATCGACGTGCGCGAGGCGGTGTTGCAGCGCTTCGTGCCCGGCGGCAACCTGCCGGCCCTGGTGCTGCTCGGCCTGCTTGGCATCGAGATGCTGGCGCTCGTGCTCTGGAGCGACCGGTTTTCGGTCACCGAGCCGGTTGCAGCGAGCGGCGGCGATGAGATCCGCCAGCTCGGCACGACGCTTTTTGCCGATTATCTCCTGCCGTTCGAGGTCGCCTCCGTGATCCTGCTGGCGGCCCTTGTCGGCGCCATCGTGCTGGCGCGCAGGGAGTCGGGCTGA
- the nuoK gene encoding NADH-quinone oxidoreductase subunit NuoK: MVPLSWYILLGVVLFVIGAAGVLLRRNILVVLMSLELLLNSVNINFIAFGHYHGDLRGRIFAIFVIAITAAEVAVALGILVALVRNKSTLKVDDVTMMKG, translated from the coding sequence ATGGTTCCGCTCTCCTGGTATATCCTGCTCGGAGTCGTCCTGTTCGTCATCGGGGCGGCAGGCGTACTGCTGAGGCGGAACATTCTCGTGGTGTTGATGTCGCTGGAACTGCTGCTCAACTCCGTCAACATCAATTTCATCGCCTTCGGACACTATCACGGCGATCTCCGCGGGCGGATCTTCGCGATCTTCGTCATTGCCATCACCGCGGCGGAGGTCGCCGTCGCCCTGGGCATCCTCGTCGCCCTCGTGAGGAACAAATCCACCCTCAAGGTCGACGACGTGACCATGATGAAAGGATAG
- a CDS encoding monovalent cation/H+ antiporter subunit D family protein, giving the protein MDPVISIRPLIAIAIAGLAALAILLLHKQEKLRDLVSPVAALAMFVIVMSMAPTVLSGGSVELRLFEILPGVDFAFRADALGMVFATVSSLLWILAAFYSIGYMRHLHEHAQTRFFACFATSLAAAVGGAFAANLFTLVIFYELLSLVTYPLVYHHEDEEAWKGSRKYLVYLMGASKSALLAALALTYHIAGSLDFMAEGMLTSGDASAALLTVVYFCYLFGFAKAAVMPMHAWLPAAMVAPTPVSALLHAVAVVKMGVFCVLRVVFHVFGVGLVGELGLGVVTAYLVSFTIVVASVYALTRDDLKARLAYSTVSQLSYIVLGAVLLSPVAITGGIIHIAAHAFSKITLFFCAGSIYCASGKRNISDMAGIGRRLPWTMGAFFVASLSMIGVPPTAGFVSKWYLAQGSVEAGEMAFLAVLLVSSVLNAAYFLPVSYVAFFGEAAAGEGAATVREIPLVTIPLVVTAILSVLMGIFPGYFLALAQGVTR; this is encoded by the coding sequence TTGGACCCCGTCATATCGATCCGGCCGCTCATCGCCATTGCCATTGCAGGCCTGGCCGCCCTCGCCATCCTCCTTTTGCACAAGCAGGAGAAGCTGCGCGATCTCGTTTCGCCCGTGGCCGCGCTCGCCATGTTCGTAATCGTCATGTCGATGGCACCGACGGTGCTTTCGGGCGGGAGCGTCGAATTGCGCCTGTTCGAAATCCTGCCGGGGGTCGACTTCGCCTTCCGCGCCGATGCGCTCGGCATGGTTTTCGCTACCGTCTCTTCGCTTCTGTGGATCCTGGCCGCATTCTATTCGATCGGCTACATGCGGCACTTGCATGAGCACGCGCAGACGCGGTTCTTCGCCTGTTTCGCCACAAGCCTCGCCGCGGCAGTCGGCGGCGCTTTCGCCGCTAACCTGTTCACGCTGGTCATATTCTACGAACTGCTCAGCCTCGTCACCTATCCACTCGTCTACCACCACGAGGACGAAGAGGCGTGGAAGGGAAGCCGCAAATATCTCGTCTATCTGATGGGCGCCTCGAAAAGCGCTCTTCTCGCCGCGCTGGCGCTCACCTACCACATAGCGGGCTCGCTCGATTTCATGGCCGAGGGGATGCTGACCTCAGGCGATGCCTCTGCGGCGCTGCTGACGGTCGTCTATTTCTGCTATCTCTTCGGCTTCGCCAAGGCGGCGGTCATGCCCATGCACGCCTGGCTGCCGGCCGCGATGGTGGCGCCGACACCGGTCAGCGCGCTGCTGCATGCAGTGGCTGTCGTCAAAATGGGCGTCTTCTGCGTGCTCCGGGTGGTGTTTCACGTTTTCGGCGTCGGGCTCGTCGGGGAGCTCGGCCTCGGCGTCGTGACGGCCTATCTGGTGTCCTTCACCATCGTCGTCGCTTCGGTCTACGCGCTGACGCGGGACGACTTGAAGGCCAGGCTCGCCTATTCGACCGTCAGCCAACTCTCCTATATCGTGCTGGGCGCGGTCCTGTTGTCGCCGGTTGCGATCACCGGCGGCATCATCCACATCGCCGCGCATGCCTTCTCCAAGATTACGCTCTTCTTCTGCGCCGGCTCGATCTATTGCGCCTCCGGCAAGCGCAACATCAGCGACATGGCCGGAATCGGCCGCAGGCTGCCCTGGACCATGGGGGCGTTTTTCGTCGCTTCGCTCTCCATGATCGGCGTGCCGCCGACCGCGGGCTTCGTCAGCAAGTGGTATCTGGCGCAGGGATCGGTAGAGGCGGGGGAGATGGCGTTTCTCGCAGTGCTGCTGGTGAGCTCGGTGCTGAACGCCGCCTATTTCCTGCCGGTCAGCTATGTCGCCTTTTTCGGTGAAGCGGCCGCAGGGGAGGGCGCCGCGACGGTCCGTGAAATACCGCTGGTCACGATTCCGCTGGTCGTGACCGCAATCCTGTCGGTGCTGATGGGCATCTTCCCCGGCTATTTTCTCGCGCTCGCGCAGGGAGTGACCCGATGA
- a CDS encoding Na(+)/H(+) antiporter subunit D — protein sequence MTDFIHPALLFILGALPIPFLNGLIRKIYLVLIPALAILAVVAMSPGSYGEAQFIGQGILVAKVDRLSIVFATVFTIMALIGMVYALHLPRAGQHVAAFVYVGSALGVVFAGDYLTLYLFWEGMAFASAYLIFAGQGNRAIRAPFRYLMVHVTGGVVLLGGILLHGAATGSLSFGPIAGAEIDGDLDPGAYLILCGFLLNAAVPPLNAWLTDAYPEASVTGAVFLSAFTTKTAIYVLARVFPGVELLVWLGTVMALYGVIYAVLENDCRRLLAYHIVSQVGYMVAGVGIGTELAVNGAASHAFAHILYKSLLFMGAGAVIYVTGRRKLTELGGLYRTMPVTVALYMVGALAISAFPFFSGFVTKSMVVAAAGEDHRALVVLALTMASSGTFLHTGLKLPYYMFFGTDRGIEAREPPRNMLVAMGMAAVLCIAIGAFPAPLYALLPYPVDFEPYTGQHVTESLGILMFTALGFVIFLRALDPENTISIDTDWFYRKGARYFMWFAERPLARYEKAVSDVSETAVLPFLHRSARAGLRLDLYGVDGVVNGIAHSIFSGGGVLRRLQTGLVTHYALAMVAGLIAAILVFAVVWR from the coding sequence ATGACTGATTTCATCCATCCAGCCCTCCTCTTCATCCTCGGCGCTCTGCCAATCCCCTTCCTCAACGGACTGATCCGCAAGATCTATCTCGTACTAATCCCGGCACTGGCGATCCTCGCCGTCGTCGCAATGTCCCCGGGCAGCTACGGCGAGGCGCAATTCATCGGTCAGGGCATTCTGGTCGCGAAGGTCGACAGGCTCAGCATCGTGTTCGCGACCGTCTTCACGATCATGGCGCTGATCGGCATGGTCTATGCACTGCATCTGCCACGCGCCGGTCAGCATGTGGCCGCTTTCGTCTATGTCGGCAGCGCGCTCGGCGTGGTCTTCGCCGGTGACTACCTGACCCTCTATCTTTTCTGGGAGGGCATGGCCTTTGCCTCCGCCTACCTGATTTTCGCGGGACAGGGAAACCGCGCGATCCGCGCCCCGTTCCGCTATCTGATGGTACACGTCACCGGCGGCGTTGTCCTGCTCGGCGGCATCCTTCTCCACGGGGCGGCCACGGGCTCGCTGTCGTTCGGCCCGATCGCCGGGGCGGAGATCGACGGGGACCTGGATCCCGGCGCCTATCTGATCCTTTGCGGTTTCCTGCTCAATGCCGCGGTGCCGCCGCTCAATGCCTGGCTGACCGACGCCTATCCGGAGGCGTCCGTTACGGGCGCGGTGTTCCTGAGCGCCTTTACCACCAAGACTGCCATCTATGTGCTGGCACGCGTGTTTCCGGGTGTCGAACTTCTGGTGTGGCTCGGCACCGTGATGGCGCTTTACGGCGTCATCTACGCCGTTCTGGAGAACGACTGCCGGCGGCTGCTCGCCTACCACATCGTCAGTCAGGTCGGCTACATGGTCGCGGGCGTAGGCATCGGCACCGAGCTGGCGGTGAACGGCGCTGCCAGCCATGCCTTCGCCCACATCCTCTATAAGTCGCTGCTGTTCATGGGCGCCGGCGCGGTGATCTACGTCACCGGCCGCCGCAAGCTTACCGAGCTCGGCGGGCTCTACAGGACCATGCCGGTGACTGTGGCGCTCTACATGGTCGGCGCTCTTGCAATCTCGGCCTTTCCGTTCTTCTCCGGCTTCGTCACCAAGTCCATGGTGGTGGCGGCCGCCGGCGAGGATCACCGGGCGCTGGTGGTGCTGGCACTGACCATGGCCTCGTCGGGAACCTTCCTGCACACGGGGCTCAAGCTTCCCTATTACATGTTCTTCGGCACCGACCGGGGGATCGAGGCGCGGGAGCCGCCCCGCAACATGCTGGTTGCCATGGGCATGGCAGCCGTGCTCTGTATCGCAATCGGGGCTTTCCCGGCGCCGCTTTACGCCCTTCTGCCCTATCCAGTCGACTTCGAGCCCTATACGGGCCAGCACGTCACCGAGAGCCTCGGCATTCTGATGTTCACGGCTCTCGGCTTCGTCATCTTCTTGAGGGCTCTCGATCCGGAAAATACGATCAGCATCGACACCGACTGGTTTTACCGCAAGGGTGCCCGCTACTTCATGTGGTTCGCCGAAAGGCCGCTTGCGCGCTATGAGAAGGCGGTAAGCGACGTGTCCGAGACGGCGGTATTGCCCTTCCTGCACAGGTCTGCGCGTGCGGGACTGCGGCTCGATCTCTATGGTGTCGACGGTGTGGTAAACGGCATTGCCCATTCGATCTTCAGCGGCGGAGGCGTGCTCCGGCGGCTGCAAACCGGGCTGGTCACCCATTACGCGCTGGCAATGGTCGCCGGCCTGATCGCGGCCATTCTCGTCTTCGCCGTGGTATGGCGGTAG
- a CDS encoding NADH-quinone oxidoreductase subunit M produces MGFPLLSLIILTPATGAAVLIFLRSDDAVRWTALGVTLVDLALTVVLLAGFDTATHEMQFTEARPWVPALGITYALGVDGISALFVFLTALLGSVSVLASWVAIERRVKAFMISLLAMQALMLGVFTALDLFLFYVCWEAMLIPMYLIIGVWGGEGRVYAALKFFLYTLAGSLLFLVGVVVLYFQGGETFDMLVLMQQDLPFGVQSWLFFAFLVAFAVKVPMVPVHTWLPDAHVQAPTAGSIILAGVLLKMGAYGFLRFSLPMLPEATLYYSTLMLAISALAIVYGGFLALAQDDLKKLVAYSSISHMGFVTLGIFALNARGLEGSILQMFNHGITTGALFLFVGLIYERTHTRSIAEYGGLMKVAPVYTAFLALFTLSSMALPGTNAFVGELLVLSGAFGANLAFGAVAILGATLSAAYLLGMYRKVALGPVRVRAGPTLRDVNAREMAAILPLAAFVLWVGLYPKPFLDIIDTSVTHLLVEVQSRGRSQ; encoded by the coding sequence ATGGGATTTCCGCTCCTCAGCCTTATCATACTCACACCGGCCACCGGCGCAGCGGTGCTGATATTTCTGCGCAGCGACGATGCGGTGCGGTGGACGGCGCTCGGCGTTACCCTCGTCGACCTTGCGCTCACGGTGGTCCTGCTCGCCGGCTTCGATACCGCGACGCATGAGATGCAGTTTACCGAGGCTCGCCCCTGGGTTCCGGCGCTCGGGATCACCTATGCCCTTGGCGTCGACGGGATAAGCGCGCTCTTCGTATTCCTGACCGCGCTGTTGGGCTCGGTTTCAGTGCTTGCCTCCTGGGTCGCGATCGAGCGCCGGGTGAAGGCATTCATGATCAGCTTGCTCGCCATGCAGGCGCTGATGCTGGGGGTCTTCACAGCGCTCGACCTGTTCCTGTTCTACGTCTGCTGGGAGGCGATGCTGATCCCGATGTACCTGATCATCGGGGTGTGGGGCGGCGAAGGCCGGGTTTATGCGGCGCTCAAGTTCTTCCTCTACACGCTGGCCGGCAGCCTTCTTTTCCTGGTCGGCGTCGTCGTGCTCTATTTCCAGGGCGGCGAGACCTTCGACATGCTCGTGCTGATGCAGCAGGATCTGCCGTTCGGTGTACAGTCCTGGCTGTTCTTCGCTTTCCTGGTCGCCTTCGCCGTCAAGGTGCCGATGGTCCCGGTCCATACCTGGCTGCCGGACGCGCATGTGCAAGCGCCGACGGCGGGAAGCATCATTCTCGCAGGCGTGCTCTTGAAGATGGGCGCCTATGGATTCCTGCGGTTCTCGCTGCCGATGCTGCCGGAAGCCACGCTCTATTATTCGACGCTGATGCTGGCGATCTCGGCTCTTGCGATCGTCTATGGCGGCTTCCTGGCGCTGGCGCAGGACGATCTGAAGAAGCTGGTGGCCTATTCCAGTATCAGCCATATGGGTTTCGTGACACTCGGGATCTTCGCGCTGAACGCCCGCGGACTCGAGGGCAGTATCCTGCAGATGTTCAACCACGGCATAACGACAGGCGCGTTGTTCCTGTTCGTCGGCCTGATCTATGAGCGGACCCACACGCGCAGCATTGCGGAATATGGCGGACTGATGAAAGTGGCGCCGGTCTATACCGCCTTCCTCGCCCTGTTCACCCTCTCGTCGATGGCGTTGCCGGGAACGAACGCCTTCGTCGGCGAGTTGCTGGTGCTTTCGGGCGCCTTCGGGGCGAATCTCGCCTTCGGCGCGGTCGCCATTCTGGGTGCGACGCTGAGCGCGGCCTATCTGCTCGGCATGTACAGGAAAGTCGCGCTCGGTCCAGTCCGTGTCCGCGCCGGGCCGACGCTGCGCGACGTCAACGCCCGCGAAATGGCGGCGATCCTGCCGCTTGCCGCCTTCGTGCTTTGGGTCGGGCTCTATCCGAAACCCTTCCTCGACATCATCGACACATCGGTGACGCATCTGCTGGTCGAGGTGCAAAGCAGGGGGAGGAGCCAATGA